In the genome of Meles meles chromosome 2, mMelMel3.1 paternal haplotype, whole genome shotgun sequence, one region contains:
- the LOC123929281 gene encoding translation initiation factor IF-2-like isoform X2, whose product MSRCVRLLVFLHGVLAFLAGVLGLSDESSDSSPGPRKSYYILQMLGPLCPAPRLSGHGPAPSHGATCDAASLPLCAASPTAEAGESRRQEGSPPAGSAASQRLGRDSSAETLGGRGGLRPASASLDGEPSSETPRPRPPHPGRAPRQTRGGLCTREPGEARRRVGQASASSRSPLGRSAAQRPPPRAPRHRGAQRGRVSGGGGPAGGSARPVRAAVRCAAPPARPPAPPETKFLQKECSQPQEGHAGPCSVTLSPFSRCGLKIKQRFWTVEDFL is encoded by the exons ATGTCCCGGTGCGTGCGTCTTCTGGTCTTTCTCCACGGAGTTCTCGCATTTCTGGCG GGGGTGCTTGGTCTGTCAGATGAGAGCAGCGACAGCAGTCCTGGACCCAGGAAAAGCTACTACATTCTTCAGATGCTG GGTCCCCTGTGCCCTGCCCCCCGTCTCTCGGGCCACGGCCCTGCGCCTTCACATGGGGCCACCTGCGACGCGGCCTCTCTGCCCTTGTGTGCAGCCAGTCCAACCGCTGAAGCCGGAGAAAGCAGACGACAGGAAGGCAGCCCACCCGCCGGCTCTGCGGCCTCCCAGCGTCTGGGGCGCGACAGCTCTGCGGAGACCCTCGGTGGGCGCGGCGGCCTGCGTCCCGCTTCAGCCTCCCTGGACGGGGAGCCCAGCTCGGAGACGCCCCGTCCCCGCCCTCCCCACCCGGGCCGGGCTCCCCGACAGACACGGGGCGGCCTCTGCACCCGGGAACCCGGGGAAGCCCGTCGCCGGGTCGGCCAGGCTTCTGCGTCCTCCCGCTCTCCCCTGGGGCGCAGCGCGGCCCAGCGCCCGCCTCCCCGCGCGCCCCGCCACCGCGGAGCCCAGAGGGGACGTGTAAGCGGAGGCGGTGGCCCTGCTGGCGGGAGCGCCCGGCCCGTCCGTGCCGCTGTCCGGTGCGCAGCGCCGCCGGCAAGGCCCCCGGCCCCTCCAGAAACGAAATTCCTCCAGAAGGAATGTTCGCAGCCCCAGGAAGGTCATGCCGGCCCGTGCTCGGTGACCCTGAGCCCTTTCTCTCGCTGTGGCCTAAAAATAAAACAGCGTTTCTGGACTGTTGAGGATTTTTTATGA
- the LOC123929281 gene encoding formin-like protein 5 isoform X4: MASAQNNSDAIEAYLRWHVLVPFDSQQIFTSKPFGGRLLPKERRAVSSPHQEIRPGEGTSACPGACVFWSFSTEFSHFWRGCLVCQMRAATAVLDPGKATTFFRCWVPCALPPVSRATALRLHMGPPATRPLCPCVQPVQPLKPEKADDRKAAHPPALRPPSVWGATALRRPSVGAAACVPLQPPWTGSPARRRPVPALPTRAGLPDRHGAASAPGNPGKPVAGSARLLRPPALPWGAARPSARLPARPATAEPRGDV, from the exons ATGGCCTCCGCTCAAAATAATTCAGATGCCATAGAAGCCTATTTGCGGTGGCACGTGTTGGTACCCTTCGATAGTCAGCAAATATTCACATCGAAGCCCTTCGGAGGGCGCTTGCTGCCAAAGGAGCGACGCGCGGTGTCTTCCCCACACCAGGAGATAAGGCCAGGAGAAGG CACCTCAGCATGTCCCGGTGCGTGCGTCTTCTGGTCTTTCTCCACGGAGTTCTCGCATTTCTGGCG GGGGTGCTTGGTCTGTCAGATGAGAGCAGCGACAGCAGTCCTGGACCCAGGAAAAGCTACTACATTCTTCAGATGCTG GGTCCCCTGTGCCCTGCCCCCCGTCTCTCGGGCCACGGCCCTGCGCCTTCACATGGGGCCACCTGCGACGCGGCCTCTCTGCCCTTGTGTGCAGCCAGTCCAACCGCTGAAGCCGGAGAAAGCAGACGACAGGAAGGCAGCCCACCCGCCGGCTCTGCGGCCTCCCAGCGTCTGGGGCGCGACAGCTCTGCGGAGACCCTCGGTGGGCGCGGCGGCCTGCGTCCCGCTTCAGCCTCCCTGGACGGGGAGCCCAGCTCGGAGACGCCCCGTCCCCGCCCTCCCCACCCGGGCCGGGCTCCCCGACAGACACGGGGCGGCCTCTGCACCCGGGAACCCGGGGAAGCCCGTCGCCGGGTCGGCCAGGCTTCTGCGTCCTCCCGCTCTCCCCTGGGGCGCAGCGCGGCCCAGCGCCCGCCTCCCCGCGCGCCCCGCCACCGCGGAGCCCAGAGGGGACGTGTAA
- the LOC123929281 gene encoding formin-like protein 5 isoform X3, whose product MASAQNNSDAIEAYLRWHVLVPFDSQQIFTSKPFGGRLLPKERRAVSSPHQEIRPGEGTSACPGACVFWSFSTEFSHFWRRGCLVCQMRAATAVLDPGKATTFFRCWVPCALPPVSRATALRLHMGPPATRPLCPCVQPVQPLKPEKADDRKAAHPPALRPPSVWGATALRRPSVGAAACVPLQPPWTGSPARRRPVPALPTRAGLPDRHGAASAPGNPGKPVAGSARLLRPPALPWGAARPSARLPARPATAEPRGDV is encoded by the exons ATGGCCTCCGCTCAAAATAATTCAGATGCCATAGAAGCCTATTTGCGGTGGCACGTGTTGGTACCCTTCGATAGTCAGCAAATATTCACATCGAAGCCCTTCGGAGGGCGCTTGCTGCCAAAGGAGCGACGCGCGGTGTCTTCCCCACACCAGGAGATAAGGCCAGGAGAAGG CACCTCAGCATGTCCCGGTGCGTGCGTCTTCTGGTCTTTCTCCACGGAGTTCTCGCATTTCTGGCG CAGGGGGTGCTTGGTCTGTCAGATGAGAGCAGCGACAGCAGTCCTGGACCCAGGAAAAGCTACTACATTCTTCAGATGCTG GGTCCCCTGTGCCCTGCCCCCCGTCTCTCGGGCCACGGCCCTGCGCCTTCACATGGGGCCACCTGCGACGCGGCCTCTCTGCCCTTGTGTGCAGCCAGTCCAACCGCTGAAGCCGGAGAAAGCAGACGACAGGAAGGCAGCCCACCCGCCGGCTCTGCGGCCTCCCAGCGTCTGGGGCGCGACAGCTCTGCGGAGACCCTCGGTGGGCGCGGCGGCCTGCGTCCCGCTTCAGCCTCCCTGGACGGGGAGCCCAGCTCGGAGACGCCCCGTCCCCGCCCTCCCCACCCGGGCCGGGCTCCCCGACAGACACGGGGCGGCCTCTGCACCCGGGAACCCGGGGAAGCCCGTCGCCGGGTCGGCCAGGCTTCTGCGTCCTCCCGCTCTCCCCTGGGGCGCAGCGCGGCCCAGCGCCCGCCTCCCCGCGCGCCCCGCCACCGCGGAGCCCAGAGGGGACGTGTAA
- the LOC123929281 gene encoding translation initiation factor IF-2-like isoform X1: MSRCVRLLVFLHGVLAFLAQGVLGLSDESSDSSPGPRKSYYILQMLGPLCPAPRLSGHGPAPSHGATCDAASLPLCAASPTAEAGESRRQEGSPPAGSAASQRLGRDSSAETLGGRGGLRPASASLDGEPSSETPRPRPPHPGRAPRQTRGGLCTREPGEARRRVGQASASSRSPLGRSAAQRPPPRAPRHRGAQRGRVSGGGGPAGGSARPVRAAVRCAAPPARPPAPPETKFLQKECSQPQEGHAGPCSVTLSPFSRCGLKIKQRFWTVEDFL; the protein is encoded by the exons ATGTCCCGGTGCGTGCGTCTTCTGGTCTTTCTCCACGGAGTTCTCGCATTTCTGGCG CAGGGGGTGCTTGGTCTGTCAGATGAGAGCAGCGACAGCAGTCCTGGACCCAGGAAAAGCTACTACATTCTTCAGATGCTG GGTCCCCTGTGCCCTGCCCCCCGTCTCTCGGGCCACGGCCCTGCGCCTTCACATGGGGCCACCTGCGACGCGGCCTCTCTGCCCTTGTGTGCAGCCAGTCCAACCGCTGAAGCCGGAGAAAGCAGACGACAGGAAGGCAGCCCACCCGCCGGCTCTGCGGCCTCCCAGCGTCTGGGGCGCGACAGCTCTGCGGAGACCCTCGGTGGGCGCGGCGGCCTGCGTCCCGCTTCAGCCTCCCTGGACGGGGAGCCCAGCTCGGAGACGCCCCGTCCCCGCCCTCCCCACCCGGGCCGGGCTCCCCGACAGACACGGGGCGGCCTCTGCACCCGGGAACCCGGGGAAGCCCGTCGCCGGGTCGGCCAGGCTTCTGCGTCCTCCCGCTCTCCCCTGGGGCGCAGCGCGGCCCAGCGCCCGCCTCCCCGCGCGCCCCGCCACCGCGGAGCCCAGAGGGGACGTGTAAGCGGAGGCGGTGGCCCTGCTGGCGGGAGCGCCCGGCCCGTCCGTGCCGCTGTCCGGTGCGCAGCGCCGCCGGCAAGGCCCCCGGCCCCTCCAGAAACGAAATTCCTCCAGAAGGAATGTTCGCAGCCCCAGGAAGGTCATGCCGGCCCGTGCTCGGTGACCCTGAGCCCTTTCTCTCGCTGTGGCCTAAAAATAAAACAGCGTTTCTGGACTGTTGAGGATTTTTTATGA